In Arvicola amphibius chromosome 1, mArvAmp1.2, whole genome shotgun sequence, one DNA window encodes the following:
- the Gal3st3 gene encoding galactose-3-O-sulfotransferase 3: MVFSTCLELPLSLDAWTVQKNKEYPKLFPLSCPPLQESPPRAKHTAVAFLKTHKTAGTTVQNILFRFAERHNLTVALPHPSCEHQFCYPRNFSAHFVHPATRPPHMLASHLRFDRAELERLMPPDTVYVTILREPAAMFESLFSYYNQYCPAFRRVPNASLEAFLRAPEAYYRPGEHFAMFAHNTLAYDLGGDNERSPRDDAAYLAGLIRQVEEVFSLVMIAEYFDESLVLLRRLLAWDLDDVLYAKLNARAATSRLATIPEALARAARAWNALDAGLYDHFNATFWRRVARAGRACVEREARELREARQRLLRRCFGDEPVLRPAAQIRTKQLQPWQPSRKVDIMGYDLPGGGGASPTTEACLKLAMPEVQYSNYLLRKQKRRGGVRSKPEPVLDNPPPRPIRALPRIPQAT, from the exons ATGGTGTTCTCAACCTGCTTAGAGCTGCCCTTGTCACTTGATGCTTGGACAGTACAGAAGAATAAGGA GTACCCCAAGCTGTTCCCTCTGAGCTGCCCGCCTCTGCAAGAATCGCCACCCCGTGCCAAGCACACGGCAGTGGCCTTCCTGAAGACTCACAAGACAGCGGGTACCACGGTGCAGAACATCCTGTTCCGCTTCGCCGAGCGCCACAACCTCACCGTGGCCCTGCCTCACCCGAGCTGCGAGCACCAGTTCTGCTACCCGCGCAACTTCTCGGCGCACTTCGTGCACCCGGCCACGCGGCCCCCGCACATGCTGGCCAGCCACCTGCGCTTCGACCGCGCCGAGCTCGAGCGCCTCATGCCGCCCGACACCGTCTACGTCACCATCCTGCGCGAGCCCGCCGCCATGTTCGAGTCGCTCTTCAGCTACTACAACCAGTACTGCCCGGCCTTCCGGCGCGTGCCCAACGCGTCGCTCGAGGCCTTCCTGCGCGCGCCCGAGGCCTACTACCGTCCCGGTGAGCACTTCGCCATGTTTGCGCACAACACGCTGGCCTACGACCTGGGAGGCGACAACGAGCGCAGCCCTCGCGACGACGCGGCCTACCTGGCGGGCCTCATCCGCCAGGTGGAGGAGGTCTTCTCGCTCGTCATGATCGCCGAGTACTTCGACGAGTCGCTCGTCCTGCTGCGGCGTCTGCTGGCCTGGGACCTGGACGACGTGCTCTACGCCAAGCTCAACGCGCGCGCCGCCACCTCACGCCTGGCCACCATCCCCGAGGCGCTGGCCCGGGCCGCGCGCGCCTGGAACGCGCTCGACGCGGGCCTCTACGACCACTTCAACGCCACCTTCTGGCGCCGCGTGGCGCGCGCTGGCCGCGCATGCGTGGAGCGCGAGGCGCGCGAGTTGCGGGAGGCCCGCCAGCGCCTGCTGCGCCGGTGCTTCGGCGACGAACCGGTGCTGCGACCCGCCGCCCAGATCCGCACCAAGCAGCTGCAGCCCTGGCAGCCTAGCCGCAAAGTGGACATCATGGGCTACGACCTGCCTGGCGGTGGCGGTGCCAGCCCTACCACGGAGGCCTGCCTCAAGCTTGCTATGCCTGAGGTGCAATATTCAAACTATCTGTTGCGGAAGCAGAAGCGCCGAGGTGGTGTGCGATCGAAGCCAGAACCGGTCCTGGATAACCCTCCCCCTCGGCCCATCCGAGCACTGCCCCGCATCCCCCAGGCTACCTGA
- the Catsper1 gene encoding cation channel sperm-associated protein 1, which produces MDQPSKMDEAHREAHTARMDTGHHSHSPYSHVHYRSDHSGVHYPWEPPHPPSHHHGGFHHQNESWPFRESSDSQDGAFFQESHHYSKPRLSTASSIAPYHLGGPHHGSHPHTESHNHGRPHDGFHPPHTEFHHHGGPQDGSHSHTESHHHHHRQPQDGHHYHRGSEASSHFSTASASKKDASHQGKSHESHHQAHHNGRFHPTESQHHEKPPHSEERPSHQSFEGSSKQGRPHPRGSHHAGLQATHHHGERPHHREHRYHKEQHLGEYLHPREHFHHHYRHTSQISVIPKSRSTIGVSPSTMGAKSSVFSVPRSHMTSRSGTSRVSSRIHPKESSEESISWSEDDHIQKRKRTQRTHKKMRSGNIFQLIWGKICHLIWGLRQMMMSLTQSLGFETFIFIVVCLNTVILVAQTFTELEIRGEWYFMVLDSIFLSIYILEAVLKLIALGMEYFYDPWNNLDFFIMVMAVLDFVLVQINALSYSFYNHSLFRILKVFKSMRALRAIRVLRRLSILTSLHEVTGTLSGSLPSITAILTLMFTCLFLFSVVLRALFRKSDPKRFQNIFTTLFTLFTMLTLDDWSLIYMDSRAQGAWYIIPILMIYIIIQYFIFLNLVIAVLVDNFQMALLKGLEKVKLEKAARVHEKLLDDSLTELNKTDADVQMSDSALQAQFIERMFSTMTERQRELHFQYLQLVASVEQHQQKFRSQASVIDEIVDTAFEAGEEDFGK; this is translated from the exons ATGGATCAACCCTCGAAGATGGACGAGGCTCATCGTGAGGCACACACGGCTAGAATGGATACAGGCCATCACTCCCACTCACCATACTCCCACGTCCACTACAGATCGGACCACAGTGGAGTCCACTACCCTTGGGAGCCCCCTCACCCTCCGTCTCACCATCATGGCGGATTCCACCATCAAAATGAATCCTGGCCCTTCCGTGAGTCCTCAGACTCTCAAGATGGTGCTTTCTTCCAGGAGTCCCATCACTATAGCAAACCCCGCCTCTCCACAGCATCTAGTATTGCCCCTTACCATTTGGGTGGACCTCATCATGGATCTCACCCCCATACTGAGTCTCACAACCATGGTAGGCCCCATGATGGATTTCATCCCCCCCATACTGAGTTCCACCACCATGGTGGGCCCCAAGATGGGTCTCATTCCCATACTGAgtcccaccaccatcatcacagaCAGCCTCAAGATGGACATCATTATCATCGAGGTAGTGAGGCTTCGTCCCACTTCTCTACTGCATCAGCCAGCAAAAAGGATGCTTCCCACCAGGGGAAATCCCATGAATCCCATCATCAAGCCCACCACAATGGCAGGTTTCACCCTACTGAATCCCAGCACCATGAAAAGCCACCTCATTCTGAAGAGAGACCCTCCCACCAGTCCTTTGAGGGGTCCTCCAAGCAGGGAAGACCTCATCCTCGTGGCAGTCATCATGCAGGCCTCCAAGCCACCCATCACCATGGTGAGCGTCCCCACCACAGAGAGCACCGttaccacaaagaacaacatctTGGAGAGTATCTTCACCCCAGAGAGCATTTCCACCATCACTATAGGCACACCTCCCAAATCTCTGTGATACCGAAGTCCCGCAGCACCATTGGCGTCTCCCCTTCTACTATGGGAGCCAAAAGCTCAGTCTTCAGTGTGCCTCGCTCCCACATGACAAGTCGATCGGGCACCTCTCGTGTTTCCAGCAGAATCCATCCCAAGGAGAGCTCCGAAGAATCCATCTCCTGGAGTGAAGACGACCACATTCAGAAGCGCAAAA GGACCCAGCGGACCCACAAGAAGATGCGTTCTGGGAATATCTTCCAATTGATTTGGGGAAAAATATGTCACCTCATTTGGGGTCTCCGGCAAATGATGATGTCACTGACTCAGTCCCTGGGCTTTGAGACCTTCATCTTCATCGTGGTCTGCCTCAACACAGTCATCCTTGTGGCCCAGACCTTCACCGAGTTAGAGATCAGAGGTG AATGGTACTTCATGGTCTTGGACTCCATTTTCCTCTCGATCTACATACTAGAAGCTGTGCTCAAGCTAATTGCCCTGGGCATGGAGTATTTTTATGACCCATGGAACAatctgg ACTTCTTCATCATGGTCATGGCAGTGCTGGACTTTGTGCTTGTTCAGATCAACGCCCTCTCCTACTCGTTCTACAACCACAGCCTGTTCCGGATCCTCAAAGTCTTCAAGAGCATGCGGGCTTTGAGGGCCATCCGGGTCCTTCGGAGGCTCAG CATTCTCACCAGTCTCCACGAGGTGACAGGGACTCTGAGCGGATCCTTGCCGTCAATCACAGCCATCCTGACCCTCATGTTtacctgcctct TCCTCTTCTCTGTGGTGCTCCGGGCGCTGTTCCGGAAATCGGACCCCAAGCGCTTCCAGAACATCTTCACCACCCTGTTCACCCTCTTCACTATGCTCACCTTGGATGACTGGTCCCTCATCTACATGGACAGCAGGGCCCAGG GGGCCTGGTATATCATCCCCATCCTCATGATTTACATCATCATCCAGTACTTCATTTTCCTCAA CCTGGTGATTGCTGTCCTGGTAGATAACTTCCAGATGGCGCTTCTCAAAGGCCTAGAGAAAGTGAAGCTGGAG AAAGCTGCCCGGGTCCACGAGAAGTTGCTGGACGACTCTCTGACAGAGCTCAACAAAACAG ATGCTGATGTCCAGATGAGCGACAGCGCCTTGCAGGCTCAGTTTATCGAGAGAATGTTCAGCACCATGACAGAGAg GCAGCGGGAGCTCCACTTCCAGTACCTACAGTTGGTGGCATCGGTGGAGCAGCACCAACAGAAGTTTCGTTCCCAAGCATCTGTCATCGATGAGATTGTCGACACTGCATTTGAG GCTGGAGAAGAGGATTTCGGGAAATGA
- the Cst6 gene encoding cystatin-M → MERPHFPLAMGLALLALCLLTLSPDARAELRSRRTGERQNLSPNDPRVQRAAQVAVSTYNMGSNSLYYFRDTKIVNAAYQLVAGLKYYLTMDLESTECRKTRVSGDHMDLTTCPLAAGVQQEKLRCNFELLEVPWKNTTQLLKHDCKVV, encoded by the exons ATGGAGCGTCCTCACTTCCCGCTGGCGATGGGCCTGGCCCTGCTCgcactctgcctcctgactctGTCCCCGGACGCCCGCGCCGAGCTGCGGAGCCGCAGGACCGGAGAACGCCAAAACCTGTCTCCCAACGATCCCCGGGTGCAGAGGGCCGCGCAGGTCGCTGTGAGCACCTACAATATGGGCAGCAACAGCCTTTACTACTTCCGAGACACCAAAATCGTCAATGCTGCGTATCAG CTGGTGGCTGGCCTCAAGTACTATCTGACTATGGACTTAGAGAGCACAGAGTGCAGAAAGACCAGAGTCTCTGGAGATCACATGGACCTCACCACCTGCCCTCTGGCCGCAGGAGTGCAGCAAGAG AAGCTGCGCTGCAACTTTGAGCTCCTTGaagtcccctggaagaacacCACTCAGCTTCTAAAGCATGACTGTAAGGTGGTGTAA